In Lacrimispora indolis DSM 755, a genomic segment contains:
- a CDS encoding electron transfer flavoprotein subunit beta/FixA family protein, giving the protein MKILVCIKQVPDSNKVEVDPVTGVLKRDGAASKMNPYDLYAIETALRIKEKTGGIVDVISMGPPQAMQVIKEAFSMGADHGTLLSDRRFGGADVLATSYTLAQGIKAMGEYDLILCGKQTTDGDTAQVGPEISEWLNFPSVSNVVRIRKLEGDGITVDMDLPDEVEVAKVKFPCLLAVDKDIFQPRLPSYVKKSETKDRKIQILTLDDMKDKDEMNYGLNGSPTQVQKIFPPETNDKKEVWDESGDVLAKKLFDKMEELKFV; this is encoded by the coding sequence ATGAAGATCCTTGTTTGCATCAAACAGGTACCTGACAGCAATAAAGTTGAGGTGGATCCTGTTACAGGCGTGTTAAAAAGAGACGGAGCGGCTTCAAAGATGAATCCCTATGACTTGTATGCCATTGAAACTGCCCTTCGGATCAAAGAGAAAACGGGAGGTATTGTTGACGTTATTTCCATGGGACCTCCGCAGGCCATGCAGGTCATTAAAGAAGCGTTTTCCATGGGAGCAGACCATGGAACGCTTTTGTCAGACAGGCGTTTTGGAGGAGCAGATGTCCTTGCGACCAGCTATACCCTGGCACAGGGAATTAAAGCAATGGGAGAGTATGACTTAATTCTTTGCGGCAAGCAGACCACAGACGGGGACACCGCGCAGGTAGGTCCGGAAATATCGGAATGGTTAAATTTTCCAAGCGTATCCAATGTGGTGAGAATCCGGAAGTTAGAAGGAGACGGAATTACGGTAGATATGGATCTTCCTGATGAAGTAGAGGTGGCTAAAGTAAAATTCCCATGCCTTTTAGCAGTGGATAAAGATATCTTTCAGCCAAGACTCCCATCCTACGTAAAAAAATCAGAGACAAAGGACAGAAAGATTCAGATCCTTACTCTTGATGATATGAAGGATAAGGATGAAATGAATTACGGCCTTAACGGATCGCCCACTCAGGTACAGAAGATATTCCCTCCGGAAACAAACGATAAAAAGGAAGTGTGGGATGAATCAGGAGACGTGCTTGCCAAAAAGCTGTTTGACAAGATGGAAGAGCTGAAATTTGTTTAG
- a CDS encoding PTS transporter subunit EIIC, which translates to MAKKDYVQICEDIISTCGGESNIANVTHCMTRLRIQLHDETRINKDEAKKISGVIDLIVRGGEYQFVIGQDVPALFAEFKKHDGIKTGGEIQDTDAVKQDIKAGRENFFANIMAFIGGTFSPVIPVLIAGGLTGAVLTLLTTFFGVSAEDGAYKIFYAVNQAAFYSLPIFIGFSASNKLKSNGYLGAFLGAILLYSTINNAEGLEFFGIKVQQIAYNSTVFPVILGVLFMSVIYKNLQKIMPVYLRTIFVPLITMLITVPVTLIVLGPIGNLAGTWLADGVLTVYRVAPAIAVMIIGITTPLMVFFGMNNATYPVLFLLIAEIGSDPLICTGMAPANVAVGGACLAAAMIAKNAEVRSVATGAGVTALCGITEPGVYGVLFVKKYPLIGAMIGGGAGGLLAGLLGMTQYVVSTPGFISIPAYINPDGTSRNLIVSLIVMVTAVAVSFAITLFLGKRAEKKSAVN; encoded by the coding sequence ATGGCAAAAAAAGATTATGTACAGATATGTGAAGATATAATCAGTACTTGCGGAGGCGAATCAAACATTGCTAATGTTACACATTGTATGACCCGTTTACGTATACAGTTACATGATGAAACCAGGATCAATAAAGATGAGGCAAAGAAAATATCAGGGGTCATTGATCTTATTGTCCGGGGCGGAGAGTACCAGTTTGTTATCGGACAAGATGTTCCGGCGCTTTTTGCAGAATTTAAGAAGCACGATGGCATCAAAACCGGTGGTGAAATTCAGGATACAGATGCTGTTAAACAGGATATAAAAGCAGGAAGAGAGAATTTTTTTGCAAATATTATGGCATTTATCGGCGGTACATTCTCTCCGGTTATTCCGGTACTGATTGCAGGTGGTCTTACCGGAGCAGTTTTAACTCTTCTTACAACATTCTTCGGAGTGTCTGCAGAGGATGGGGCTTACAAGATTTTCTATGCTGTTAACCAGGCGGCTTTTTATTCACTGCCCATTTTTATAGGTTTTTCAGCATCAAACAAATTAAAATCAAACGGATACCTTGGAGCGTTTCTTGGCGCAATACTGTTATATTCCACCATAAATAATGCAGAAGGACTCGAATTCTTTGGCATCAAGGTTCAGCAGATAGCATACAACTCAACCGTATTTCCTGTAATCCTGGGCGTTTTATTCATGTCAGTGATTTATAAGAATTTACAGAAAATCATGCCTGTATATTTACGAACCATATTTGTACCGCTTATTACAATGCTGATTACGGTTCCTGTAACACTCATTGTACTAGGGCCCATAGGAAACCTTGCAGGTACGTGGTTAGCAGACGGCGTATTGACCGTTTATAGGGTAGCTCCGGCAATTGCGGTTATGATCATTGGTATAACAACTCCCTTGATGGTATTCTTTGGAATGAACAATGCAACTTATCCGGTTTTATTCTTATTAATAGCTGAGATCGGTTCAGATCCGCTTATCTGTACTGGTATGGCTCCGGCAAATGTGGCGGTTGGCGGTGCATGTCTTGCAGCAGCAATGATTGCAAAGAATGCGGAAGTCCGCAGTGTTGCAACCGGTGCCGGTGTTACTGCGCTTTGTGGTATTACAGAGCCGGGGGTATACGGCGTATTATTTGTAAAGAAATATCCGCTTATCGGAGCAATGATCGGTGGCGGTGCAGGAGGTCTCCTCGCAGGTCTGTTAGGTATGACACAGTACGTTGTATCTACGCCAGGATTCATTTCGATCCCTGCTTACATTAACCCAGACGGGACCAGCAGAAACCTTATCGTATCTTTAATCGTAATGGTAACAGCAGTTGCAGTCTCTTTTGCAATAACCTTATTCTTAGGCAAAAGAGCTGAAAAGAAGTCTGCAGTAAATTAA
- a CDS encoding ABC transporter permease: MIETHPTLAQQEFIEKEKLHRRNVRIWRSMLLVLLLSLWELCARLGMINDFIFSSPSRMTVCFLNMVADKSIFMHIGVTVMETLISFSLVTISGLLIAVLLWSSRSISEVLEPYLVMLNSLPKSALAPILIVWLGNNIKTIIVASISVAVFGCIMTIHTGFSQIDPDMIKLIYSLGGKKKDVLFKVLLPGSVPLIISNTKVNIGLCLVGVIIGEFLAANKGLGYLIIYGSQVFQMDLVVMSIVILCIVSAILYQGISLLEKKIKF; this comes from the coding sequence ATGATTGAAACCCATCCCACTCTAGCTCAGCAGGAGTTTATTGAAAAAGAAAAACTTCACCGCCGCAATGTCCGGATATGGCGCAGCATGCTGCTGGTACTGCTTCTTTCCCTTTGGGAGCTGTGTGCAAGACTGGGCATGATCAATGATTTCATATTCAGCTCTCCCTCCCGTATGACAGTCTGCTTCCTTAATATGGTGGCGGACAAAAGCATTTTTATGCACATCGGGGTGACGGTGATGGAAACCCTCATAAGCTTTTCCCTTGTCACCATCTCAGGCCTGCTGATTGCCGTTTTGTTATGGTCCAGCCGCAGTATATCGGAAGTATTGGAGCCTTACCTTGTCATGTTAAACAGTCTTCCAAAATCCGCCCTTGCCCCCATTTTAATTGTATGGCTGGGCAACAATATAAAGACCATTATCGTCGCTTCCATTTCCGTGGCCGTTTTTGGATGCATCATGACAATCCATACCGGCTTTTCCCAGATAGACCCTGATATGATCAAGCTCATCTATTCCCTGGGCGGAAAGAAAAAGGATGTGCTTTTTAAGGTGCTGCTTCCCGGTTCCGTTCCCCTTATCATCAGCAATACCAAGGTCAATATCGGACTTTGTCTGGTGGGTGTTATTATTGGGGAGTTTTTAGCGGCAAATAAAGGACTTGGATATCTGATTATTTATGGAAGTCAGGTATTTCAGATGGATCTTGTTGTAATGTCTATTGTGATTCTTTGTATTGTATCGGCGATTTTATATCAGGGGATTTCATTGCTGGAGAAGAAGATTAAATTTTAG
- a CDS encoding L-lactate permease codes for MNIMIFLLALAPILWLMIALSLLKLPAFKACPIALAIAVVLSMTFFQMPVVNCLTGGLEGIALALWPISLVILAAIFTYNLCIATGSMDCIKQILAGVSRDKRILLLIIGWCFGGFMEGMAGFGTAIAIPASMLCGMGFPPIAVTAACLVANASPTAFGSVGIPTVTAAQIAELPGGEVAFAAALQLTPFILITPFLMVCIIGKSIKALKGVWPVALISGISFAVPELFAAAFLGAELPVIIGSICSMAITIGVVKKWFKNPDPEYGIEDNKSDGKNKITGKEAVKAWMPFLLIFVFLLLTSKMVPPVNQMLSAVKTSVSIYTGEGAKPYTFVWLATPGVLIAAAAVIGGKIQGADFKLMGKVFISTMKQMWKTIMTIVTIMAMSKIMGYSGMIAAIAGTMLALTGSFYPFTAPLVGALGAFVTGSGTSSSVLFGSLQAQTAANLGISQVWLVASSTVGATIGKIISPQSIAIGAAAANLLGSESKLLNQAVKFSAAFIIIAGYIAYFGSRVY; via the coding sequence ATGAATATTATGATCTTTCTTTTGGCATTGGCACCTATTTTATGGCTCATGATTGCATTGAGCCTGTTAAAGCTTCCGGCATTTAAAGCCTGTCCCATTGCACTGGCAATTGCCGTTGTTTTATCTATGACATTCTTTCAAATGCCGGTAGTAAATTGCCTGACCGGAGGCTTAGAGGGAATCGCTCTTGCGCTATGGCCCATTAGCCTGGTGATTCTTGCAGCCATTTTTACATATAATCTTTGCATTGCAACAGGTAGCATGGACTGCATCAAACAAATTCTGGCCGGAGTATCCAGGGATAAGCGGATTCTGCTCCTGATCATCGGCTGGTGCTTTGGAGGCTTTATGGAAGGTATGGCAGGCTTTGGAACTGCAATTGCAATTCCGGCAAGCATGCTGTGCGGTATGGGCTTTCCTCCCATTGCGGTAACCGCAGCATGTCTGGTCGCCAATGCATCTCCTACTGCATTTGGATCGGTAGGAATTCCTACGGTCACCGCAGCTCAGATCGCAGAACTTCCAGGCGGGGAAGTGGCTTTTGCAGCAGCTCTTCAATTGACTCCGTTTATTTTGATCACACCTTTTCTTATGGTTTGCATCATAGGAAAATCAATAAAGGCCTTAAAAGGAGTCTGGCCGGTTGCTCTTATTTCCGGAATATCTTTTGCGGTACCAGAGCTTTTTGCAGCAGCTTTTCTTGGGGCAGAGCTTCCGGTGATCATCGGTTCCATCTGCTCCATGGCAATTACCATAGGTGTTGTGAAAAAATGGTTTAAAAATCCAGATCCGGAATATGGGATAGAGGACAATAAATCAGACGGAAAAAATAAAATAACCGGTAAGGAAGCAGTGAAAGCCTGGATGCCTTTCCTTTTAATCTTTGTATTTTTACTTCTTACATCCAAAATGGTTCCCCCTGTAAATCAGATGCTTTCTGCTGTTAAAACGTCAGTTTCCATTTACACAGGGGAGGGAGCAAAACCATATACGTTTGTCTGGCTGGCCACACCGGGGGTTTTGATAGCAGCAGCGGCAGTGATCGGCGGTAAGATACAGGGAGCGGATTTTAAGCTTATGGGGAAGGTATTTATCAGTACCATGAAACAGATGTGGAAAACAATCATGACCATAGTGACCATAATGGCCATGTCAAAGATCATGGGATACAGCGGAATGATTGCCGCCATTGCAGGCACGATGCTGGCACTGACAGGAAGCTTTTATCCTTTTACAGCTCCGCTTGTGGGTGCGCTGGGTGCGTTTGTAACAGGAAGCGGGACTTCTTCCAGTGTTCTGTTCGGCAGCCTGCAGGCTCAGACGGCTGCAAACCTGGGCATCAGCCAGGTCTGGCTGGTTGCGTCAAGTACCGTAGGCGCCACCATCGGTAAAATCATATCCCCGCAGAGCATAGCCATTGGCGCTGCGGCAGCCAATTTGCTGGGAAGTGAGAGCAAATTATTAAACCAGGCAGTGAAATTCAGCGCTGCTTTCATTATAATTGCCGGCTATATCGCGTATTTTGGAAGTAGGGTTTATTAG
- a CDS encoding glycoside hydrolase family 1 protein, with protein sequence MFYKEDPKFPESFMWGASSAAWQVEGGTADGGRTPAMIDLNSRKKQPYADNSIAADHYHRYKEDVALMAECGFSSYRFSLSWSRIIPHSDGKVNPEGVEFYNSLINELIKNNITPIVTIYHYDLPVWVYEELGGWRSRKTINAFEHFCKVCFENFGDRVKYWLSLNEQNMQICYGHWLGTSEGCTDWDREKWDINHIMNLCHAKAVINCHEMVEGGKIGPVPGYVPIYPKTCSPGDQIAAMNAEELTEKIWNDTYVYGEYSNFVKKYWETHDIHPDIRPEDMELMKKAKIDFISVNCYRSNTAYESKIDSERQEYGLNKFGIKGQMQWPNIPGEYALCTNPYVEYTDWDWEIDPQAMRYSLRYLWDHYRLPMMITENGFGTNETKDADGQVHDTARIEFLRDQIYNVGLAIEDGCEVIAYNPWSFTDLLSTGNGIRKRYGLVYIDTTDEELVNCKDVSMLSMKRIKKDSFYWYSKLIKSNGKEWGKDMK encoded by the coding sequence ATGTTTTATAAAGAAGACCCTAAATTTCCGGAAAGTTTCATGTGGGGCGCATCAAGCGCTGCATGGCAGGTAGAAGGAGGAACTGCTGATGGCGGAAGAACACCGGCCATGATAGATTTAAACAGCAGGAAGAAACAGCCATATGCAGATAACTCAATAGCAGCAGATCATTACCACAGATATAAAGAGGATGTGGCTCTTATGGCTGAATGTGGTTTCAGTTCATACCGCTTCTCTCTTTCCTGGTCAAGAATTATTCCTCATTCAGACGGAAAGGTCAACCCGGAAGGTGTTGAATTCTACAACAGCCTGATCAATGAGTTAATTAAAAATAATATCACTCCGATTGTAACCATTTATCATTATGACTTACCTGTGTGGGTGTATGAGGAATTAGGAGGCTGGAGAAGCAGAAAGACAATCAATGCATTTGAACATTTCTGTAAAGTTTGTTTCGAAAATTTCGGTGACAGAGTTAAGTACTGGCTGTCATTAAATGAGCAGAATATGCAGATCTGCTATGGCCACTGGCTTGGCACAAGCGAGGGCTGTACAGATTGGGACAGAGAAAAGTGGGATATCAATCATATCATGAATCTTTGCCATGCAAAGGCAGTAATTAACTGTCATGAAATGGTTGAAGGAGGAAAAATCGGACCTGTCCCAGGCTATGTTCCGATCTATCCAAAGACCTGCAGTCCAGGTGACCAGATAGCAGCAATGAATGCAGAGGAATTAACTGAGAAGATCTGGAATGATACGTATGTATACGGCGAATACAGTAATTTTGTTAAAAAATACTGGGAAACTCACGATATTCATCCCGATATTCGTCCAGAAGACATGGAACTTATGAAGAAAGCAAAAATTGATTTCATATCAGTTAACTGTTATAGAAGCAATACAGCATATGAGTCAAAGATAGACAGCGAGAGACAGGAGTATGGCCTTAACAAGTTTGGCATCAAAGGACAGATGCAGTGGCCCAATATTCCAGGTGAGTATGCATTATGTACGAATCCGTATGTTGAATATACGGACTGGGATTGGGAAATAGATCCGCAGGCTATGAGATATTCGCTTCGATATCTTTGGGACCATTACAGACTTCCTATGATGATCACTGAAAATGGATTTGGAACAAATGAGACTAAGGATGCAGATGGGCAGGTTCATGATACGGCAAGGATTGAATTCCTTAGAGATCAGATATACAATGTCGGCCTTGCCATCGAAGATGGCTGTGAGGTGATTGCTTACAATCCATGGTCATTTACAGATTTATTATCGACCGGAAATGGAATCAGGAAGCGTTACGGTTTGGTTTATATTGATACAACTGATGAAGAGCTTGTTAACTGCAAGGATGTTTCGATGCTTAGTATGAAACGCATTAAAAAGGATTCCTTCTATTGGTACTCAAAGCTTATTAAGTCCAATGGCAAGGAGTGGGGCAAGGACATGAAATAG
- a CDS encoding CAP domain-containing protein, with protein MMKKTAGILSGMLILSLLNAPDGWASSLQAAPEIVNVSESSDPLLSRKASYEKEIADLINAEREKQSLPAFTVTPSLSGLAGIRAEEASLYFSHTRPNGTSCFTVLSENGVDYQRAGENLALGQGTPEEAVKDWMNSDPHRKNILSQDFEEIGISCYHINESNYWVLIFVKQRL; from the coding sequence ATGATGAAAAAAACAGCCGGTATCCTGTCCGGGATGCTAATTCTATCATTATTAAATGCACCGGACGGGTGGGCATCTTCCTTACAGGCAGCGCCTGAGATTGTAAATGTTTCAGAATCTTCGGATCCCTTACTTTCCCGGAAGGCTTCCTATGAAAAGGAGATCGCAGACCTGATCAATGCAGAGCGGGAGAAACAGTCGCTCCCAGCTTTCACAGTTACACCCTCCCTGTCCGGCCTGGCCGGCATAAGGGCAGAAGAGGCCAGCCTGTATTTTTCTCACACAAGGCCAAACGGGACCTCCTGCTTCACGGTTCTTTCTGAAAACGGCGTGGATTATCAAAGAGCCGGCGAAAACCTGGCATTGGGACAGGGTACTCCAGAAGAGGCGGTAAAGGACTGGATGAATTCTGATCCCCATCGAAAAAATATTCTGTCACAGGATTTTGAAGAAATCGGGATCAGCTGTTACCATATAAATGAGTCCAATTACTGGGTCCTCATCTTTGTAAAACAGCGGCTATAG
- a CDS encoding electron transfer flavoprotein subunit alpha → MARLIIHQERIPDHQELIKVCPFGALEEQDGKVVVNAACKMCRLCIKKGPEGAVEYVEDIKKPGINKDEWKGIAVYADHVDGAVHPVTFELIGKAKEMAAVTGQEVYVLFMGKDISEKSEEILHYGADKVFLYDKEELDRFKIEPYTAVFEDFIKKVKPSSILVGATTVGRQLAPRVAARMKTGLTADCTILEMNENSDLSQIRPAFGGNIMAHIKTPSHRPQIATVRYKIMNAPARSEVKSGEIVNCDIHKGKLVSHVDVIDILPKEKETFIENSEVLVVAGRGVKKEEDLSMLRELADLMGGQVACTRPMAESGWLDAKYQIGLSGRTVRPKLIITCGVSGAIQFVAGMNHSDTIFAINNDPKAPIFKSAHYCLVGDLYDILPKLIARIKEKEGV, encoded by the coding sequence ATGGCAAGATTAATCATACATCAGGAGAGAATTCCTGATCATCAGGAATTGATAAAAGTCTGTCCCTTCGGAGCGCTGGAGGAGCAGGATGGAAAAGTAGTTGTAAATGCTGCCTGCAAGATGTGCCGCCTTTGTATAAAGAAGGGTCCTGAAGGCGCAGTAGAGTATGTGGAGGACATAAAAAAACCTGGGATCAACAAAGACGAATGGAAGGGAATTGCTGTTTATGCAGACCATGTGGATGGCGCCGTTCATCCGGTCACCTTTGAACTGATCGGAAAGGCAAAGGAGATGGCAGCAGTTACCGGGCAGGAGGTATATGTTCTGTTCATGGGAAAGGATATCAGTGAAAAAAGTGAAGAAATCCTCCATTACGGAGCTGATAAAGTCTTCCTGTATGATAAGGAGGAGCTGGATCGTTTTAAAATAGAGCCTTATACAGCAGTCTTTGAAGATTTTATCAAAAAAGTGAAACCCTCCTCCATCCTGGTAGGAGCAACCACCGTAGGACGCCAGCTTGCGCCAAGAGTGGCTGCCAGAATGAAAACCGGTCTGACTGCGGACTGTACCATTCTGGAAATGAATGAAAATAGTGATTTATCCCAGATCCGGCCGGCCTTTGGCGGCAACATTATGGCTCATATCAAGACTCCCAGCCATCGTCCTCAGATCGCTACAGTCCGGTATAAAATCATGAATGCCCCTGCCCGCTCGGAAGTGAAATCAGGAGAAATCGTAAATTGTGATATCCATAAGGGAAAGCTTGTCTCTCATGTGGATGTCATTGATATTCTGCCAAAGGAGAAGGAGACCTTTATTGAGAATTCTGAAGTTCTGGTGGTTGCCGGAAGAGGAGTGAAAAAAGAAGAGGATTTAAGCATGCTCCGGGAGCTGGCAGATCTTATGGGAGGCCAGGTGGCATGTACCAGACCAATGGCAGAATCCGGCTGGCTGGATGCAAAATATCAGATCGGTTTAAGCGGACGTACTGTAAGGCCCAAGTTAATTATCACCTGTGGGGTTTCCGGTGCCATTCAGTTTGTGGCCGGCATGAACCATTCAGATACCATATTTGCAATCAACAACGATCCTAAGGCGCCCATCTTCAAATCAGCTCATTACTGTCTGGTAGGTGATCTCTATGATATTCTCCCCAAACTGATTGCAAGGATAAAAGAGAAGGAAGGAGTATGA
- a CDS encoding ABC transporter ATP-binding protein: MKPKLEVRGISYSYHSLEGETLALSNISFTADNGEFLAIVGPSGCGKSTLLSLLSGLLTPDEGEICIDGVSQAESGVNIGYMLQRDHLFEWRTIIGNAELGLEIQKKRNKSSREKLHQMLHTYGLGSFEQAKPSELSGGMRQRAALVRTLALEPDLLLLDEPFSALDYQTRLSVCDDISSIIKSTHKTAILITHDLSEAISVADRVIVLTSRPGKIKAIIPISFGKDDIRPLTRRNMPEFSVYFNQVWKELQNHD, translated from the coding sequence ATGAAGCCAAAACTGGAAGTTCGCGGGATCAGTTACTCCTATCATTCCCTTGAGGGTGAGACACTGGCCCTTTCCAATATATCATTTACTGCGGATAACGGAGAATTTCTTGCAATTGTCGGCCCATCCGGCTGCGGGAAATCAACCCTTCTATCTCTTCTTAGCGGATTACTGACACCTGACGAAGGAGAAATCTGCATTGACGGCGTTTCCCAGGCGGAATCAGGCGTCAATATCGGTTACATGCTGCAGCGGGACCATCTTTTTGAATGGCGTACCATTATTGGAAACGCCGAACTGGGGCTGGAAATCCAGAAAAAGCGAAACAAAAGCTCCAGAGAAAAGCTGCATCAGATGCTCCATACTTACGGCCTTGGAAGCTTTGAGCAGGCAAAGCCGTCTGAACTGTCCGGAGGCATGCGGCAGCGTGCCGCATTGGTCCGCACCCTGGCCCTGGAACCGGACCTTCTTTTATTAGATGAACCATTTTCCGCATTGGATTATCAGACCAGGCTTTCCGTCTGCGATGACATTAGTTCTATCATAAAAAGCACTCACAAAACTGCGATTCTGATCACCCATGACCTTTCCGAGGCCATCAGCGTTGCCGACAGGGTCATCGTACTGACAAGCAGGCCGGGCAAAATAAAAGCCATCATACCCATTTCCTTTGGAAAGGATGATATACGGCCTCTGACACGCCGGAACATGCCGGAATTTTCTGTTTACTTTAATCAGGTATGGAAGGAGCTGCAGAACCATGATTGA
- a CDS encoding FAD-binding oxidoreductase, with the protein MEYKKLDQDDIAYIKGIIPDEERILTGGFINEEYSHDELSGTSSYPDIVVKAKSAEEISEIMKYAYENVIPVTPRGAGTGLVGSSVAIEHGIMIDTTLMNQVLELDEDNLTITVEPGVLLMELSAYVEDHDLFYPPDPGEKSATIGGNISTNAGGMRAVKYGVTRDYVRGLEVVLPSGEITEFGGKVVKNSSGYALKDLMVGAEGTLGFITKATLKLIPRPKMVISLLIPFPTLEHAINTVPLIVKSKTIPTAIEFMQREVIIDAEQYLGKAFLDKQSDAYLLLKFDGNSAEEIEKAYDGIATLCLEQGALDVLISDTEEREDSIWKARGAFLEAIKGSTTYMDEVDMVVPRSSVNKMVTYLHGLQKECELRIKSFGHAGDGNLHAYMLKDDLSDEEWERRMSKAMEKVYEKARKLGGQVSGEHGIGFAKKPYLRESLPEVNLTLMNGIKKVFDPNNILNPHKIAQM; encoded by the coding sequence ATGGAATATAAAAAACTAGATCAAGATGATATTGCTTACATAAAAGGCATCATTCCGGACGAGGAGCGTATTCTGACCGGTGGTTTTATTAATGAAGAGTACAGCCATGATGAATTAAGCGGTACCAGCAGTTATCCTGACATTGTAGTGAAGGCAAAATCAGCAGAAGAAATATCTGAAATAATGAAGTATGCTTATGAAAATGTCATCCCCGTAACTCCAAGGGGGGCCGGTACCGGCCTGGTAGGGTCATCCGTTGCAATAGAACATGGAATCATGATTGATACCACATTAATGAATCAGGTACTTGAACTGGATGAGGATAATCTGACAATTACGGTGGAGCCAGGTGTTCTGCTGATGGAGCTATCTGCTTATGTGGAAGATCATGATCTGTTCTACCCGCCGGATCCAGGCGAAAAATCTGCTACCATTGGGGGGAACATCAGCACCAATGCAGGAGGCATGCGCGCAGTGAAATATGGAGTGACACGTGACTATGTAAGGGGCCTGGAAGTGGTCCTTCCAAGTGGTGAGATTACGGAATTCGGAGGTAAGGTCGTAAAGAACAGCTCCGGATATGCCCTTAAGGATTTAATGGTGGGAGCCGAGGGAACTCTCGGTTTTATTACAAAGGCCACGTTAAAGTTGATTCCCCGCCCCAAGATGGTGATCAGCCTGCTGATTCCCTTCCCTACCCTGGAGCATGCAATCAATACGGTTCCTTTAATTGTCAAATCAAAGACCATTCCCACGGCCATTGAATTCATGCAGCGGGAAGTAATTATTGACGCAGAGCAGTATTTAGGAAAGGCATTTCTGGATAAACAGTCAGACGCTTATCTGCTCTTAAAATTTGACGGAAATTCGGCAGAAGAAATTGAAAAGGCATATGACGGTATTGCAACGCTCTGCCTGGAACAGGGTGCCTTAGATGTTTTGATTTCTGATACTGAGGAGAGAGAAGATTCCATCTGGAAGGCCAGGGGAGCATTCCTGGAAGCCATCAAAGGCTCTACCACCTACATGGATGAGGTCGATATGGTTGTTCCAAGAAGTTCGGTCAACAAAATGGTCACCTATCTGCACGGCCTGCAAAAAGAGTGTGAGTTAAGAATTAAGAGCTTCGGACATGCGGGAGACGGGAACCTTCATGCCTATATGCTGAAAGATGATTTAAGCGATGAGGAATGGGAAAGACGTATGAGCAAAGCCATGGAGAAAGTTTATGAAAAGGCCAGGAAGCTGGGAGGTCAGGTTTCCGGAGAACATGGCATTGGTTTTGCCAAGAAGCCTTACCTTAGGGAATCTCTGCCGGAAGTGAATCTAACCCTGATGAACGGAATAAAAAAGGTGTTCGACCCTAATAATATTTTAAATCCTCACAAGATTGCCCAAATGTAA
- a CDS encoding MurR/RpiR family transcriptional regulator, translating into MDKISIYDVIDYCYVSRSTIHRFVKSIGFESFTHMKDNIRHMRVHSKAFIDFVNQSSFNDYIMNSMVDMLKDINDTIDQQNIGLLVDLIRASHNVVILNSDTSSSSAKEFQLEMTSLGRLIKLVTNISSNAGILSTLTKDDLLITCSASGNYAITTKDDVKDVKAHKFLITLNHAKQFEEYYDTIIFLSDKFQSCEYISNGMQNVYTRYGINYFFDLLFNNYVQKYLI; encoded by the coding sequence TTGGATAAAATCAGTATTTATGATGTAATCGATTACTGTTATGTATCAAGGAGTACAATTCACAGATTTGTGAAAAGCATTGGATTTGAAAGCTTTACACACATGAAAGATAACATCAGACATATGCGGGTTCATTCAAAGGCATTTATTGACTTTGTTAACCAGTCTTCTTTTAATGACTACATTATGAATTCCATGGTCGATATGCTTAAGGATATTAATGATACCATTGACCAGCAGAATATCGGGCTGCTTGTCGACCTGATTAGAGCAAGCCATAACGTTGTCATTCTGAATTCAGATACATCAAGTTCCTCTGCCAAGGAATTTCAACTGGAAATGACTTCCTTAGGAAGACTGATCAAGCTTGTTACAAATATATCAAGCAACGCGGGAATTCTTTCCACACTCACGAAAGATGACCTGCTTATAACATGTTCTGCATCCGGAAATTACGCCATAACAACCAAGGATGACGTTAAAGATGTCAAGGCGCACAAGTTTCTGATTACTTTAAACCATGCAAAGCAATTTGAGGAATATTACGACACCATAATTTTCTTAAGCGACAAGTTCCAGTCCTGTGAATACATTTCCAATGGAATGCAGAACGTTTATACCCGATATGGCATAAACTATTTTTTCGATTTGCTATTTAACAACTATGTGCAGAAATATTTGATATAA